ccacactgaaacttgcaagaGGAAGCCAATCAATCctaggtaggctgattggacactctaaattgccccttggaatgagtgtgagtgtgaatggttgtttgtctccttgtgccctgcgattggctggccaccaattcagggtgtcctccacctctggcccgaagtcagctgggatgggctccagcacccccccgcgaccctagtgaggataaagcggttcagaaaatgagctgaGGTAGTTAGACATAAtgagggtgatcctacttcgcggccatgtctcgtctgcattaaccgcaatatttgagggattactgtacatcttTTTGATAAAATCATAATAAGTGGTGCCTGTAGGTGGTGGTAGTTACTCAAATTTCTGACATTTTCCTGCAGATGTGAGAACCATCACGAGAAGCTGAGTGTCTTCTGTTGGACGTGTAAGAAGTGCATCTGCCACCAGTGCGCTCTGTGGGGGGGCATGGTAACCAAATCAGCCATTTTACTGCTAGGCCCGCTCTCCTCTCCAGTGTTATGATGATGTATTCTTTGCGTGCAGCACGGCGGCCACACGTTCAAGCCCCTTGTGGAGATCTACGAGCAGCATGTGACCAAAGTGAAGGATGAGGTGGCCAGGCTGCGCCGACGTCTCTTGGAGCTCATCAGCCTGGTGCAGGAAGTGGTGAGCCGTGTTCCAGTTCCCTCTAAGATGAACCCTTTTTGGGGCActgatttaactcattggctgccaattcGTTTTGACCGGAAGGGGGAAATGAGCATTTCCAGCCAGTTCTCCATGGTGAAATAAATAGGAGCGAGTGAGTTAATGTCCACATGCAGAAGGGATAAACAGAAAATATCTAAAAAGGAATCATCTTAATTTAAGTTGTAACAATTGTGTTTAGTCACTTTAGTACCAtaaatctgcattttttttgtgtgaattatAAGCCAAACTAGAAAATAGCAACTTTGTGTGGACACGCCTAAGAATTAGGACAAAGAATAATGTTGGTGTCACGCACTAGATGGCGCTGAGGTGTCGCTGTTGTGTCAGGAAAGGAACGTGGAGGCGGTGCGGGGGGCCAAGGACGAGCGGGTCAGGGAGATCCGCAACGCAGTGGAGATGATGATCGCTCGTCTGGACAGCCAGCTCAAGAACAAACTCATCACCCTCATGGGTAGGTCGTGCTCGACACGCAACAGAAAGTCGATGAAAATTAAGACCTTTCCATCGCTACGcacaatatgaaatattcatccGGCCGCACCAAACACAAGCTCACACATGCATCAGAGCCTTCTATTTATATGTGTGAGTGCTCTGAAAATAGAAACACTTTCCTTCTCCTCCGTCATCAGGCCAGAAGACATCCTTGACCCAGGAGACAGAGCTGCTAGAATCCATTTTGCAGGAGGTGGAGCATCAGGTTGGAGACTTACCTTCTCTTAATGGCAATAATTTCAAACGCTGCAAATGAAggcttaaaataaaaacaatcttcAGAAGTTGGAATGAGATAGGAATttactcaaatcaattttttataacataccgtattttcacgactataaggcgcaccacattataaggcgcaccctcaatgaatgactttttttccatatataaatcacacttgattataaggcgccctgtctattttggagaaaatttaagacttaagtgcgccttatagtcgggaaaatacagtatttggacTTTTTATGGTGGAGCATTATCTTGTTTAAAATTTCCAGATTGTTCAGAAATTGCAGTAGTTTGGGTTTTTACACCTATGTGCTATTTTTTTGGTCCtccaatgaatgaatactttggAATCCTTTTTAAAATTCCTGTTGAAATTTACCCGAAATTTTAGTTTAGTGTCCGCTCTAGTGGAAGTCATACATCCATGTGTACTAGTGCTTCTCTACTTTTGGCCCAATGTCAGCAGCCAAAAATTAATGACTGAATATATTTCAGCAATATTTTAACTCCAAATAATTTTGTGAACCTGTGTGGCAGCTCCACTCGTGCAGTAAGAGTGAGCTGATCTCCAAGAGTCCGGAGATCCTGCTCATGTTCCAGCAGGTCCACAGGAAGCCCATGCAGTCCTTCGTCACGACCCCCGTGCCGCCAGACTTCACCAGGTGCTTGAAGCCCGCCTCCCACAAACCCAGCCATTGTGTATTCTATCAAGTTTATAGTCCTTTGCCACAGATTTTGCAATTAACACAGGTATGACGTCTCACCGTCAATAGCGGCCAATGAGTTTGTAATTTTAGCAAAAACTGCGGTGAGCTGAAATACTCTAGTTTTCATCCCTCTTTTTTAGTTAAATGTACAGCGTGACAGTGTAATTCCTCTGTCACCATATTGTAATCTACAGTCAAATAACATCCAAAATAAGGGATGTCTCCCATCAGAAATTGGAGCCAATCATAACAATTTTAGCATGAAAGAAAAttttttggattggacgtctatatctgccaatggcagtgaaacatcacTCAAAAACAGCATTGCCAGATGAAAAGGATTTGATGTCTTTAACTGTCAATGGACTGACGGCTGCAAACGATAGAATACAAAAATATAGTATGAATATTATATAGTATATcataatgtgtatatattcaCACAACTGGAACAAAGTTTGCAGAACAACAAGAAAGTCTCTGGTGAGAGCAAATGAAATGTAATCCAAAATAATTAAGCAATTTGTGTGCAATCTCATTTTTGGTAGCGGTACAACTGATCGTTAAAATCAACTGACTCAGACTCGTCAGCAGTAGTATGTAATTGGGACATCTCTACTCCAAATAAATAGGAGACAGAAATTTATCAAAACTGatcggagggggggggggtaatttaCAACTATAGCAACGTGCAAAAAGGGATTACTTGTATGGAATACATGTTTCAAGTAATGTCCAGTGTGAGAAGTGAAGCCAGTGGGTACTTATATTTGTGTTTGGGACTTTTTCCCTATTTCAGTGAGCTTGTTCCTGCCTATGACTCCAGCACTTTTGTATTAGTCAACTTCAGGTATGTTCATCAACACCCCGACAGCAGCCCTAGTTCATACAATATGTGTACAACCCACTTAGTGGAGGTCATTCTAACGCGCATGTTCTTAGCACCCTGAGGCAGCGGGCTGACCCAGTTTATAGCCCTCCCCTCCAAATATCTGGACTCTGTTGGAGGCTCAAAGTCTACCCGGTGAGAATTCAAGTTGATTTTAGAGTTCTTCCAAgctttttgtttattgtttatcACAGGAGAAATACATCACGTTTTGTTCTTTCAGGATGGTAATGGTGTGGTTCGTGGAAACTACCTGTCCGTGTTTCTGGAGCTGTCCGCAGGACTCCCTGAAACGTCAAAGTAGGTCGCTTCTAATATGGGCTCGGTCAGAATCCTCTCTTCTCCAGTGACGCGGGGTGGTCTCGCTTCCTTCCACCTAGGTACGAGTACCGCGTTGAAATGGTCCACCAGGCCTCCAGCGACCTGAGCAAGAACATCATCCGAGAGTTTGCCTCTGACTTTGAGGTGGGCGAGTGCTGGGGCTACAACCGCTTCTTTCGGCTGGACCTCCTGGCCAGCGAGGGATACTTGAACACGCAGACGGACACGCTGGTGCTGCGGTACGCGTATCGGCGGCGTTACAGTGAGCGAGTAGGTTCCAGAAGCGGGTCTTCAATGAGTGCTTTGTTCAGATACCAGGTGCGATCGCCCACCTTCTTCCAGAAGTGCAGAGACCAATACTGGTACATCGGCCAGCTGGAAGCAGCTCAGAGTGGCTACATCCAGCAGATCAACAACCTCAAAGAGGTGGCTAAAGGAATTAGAGGGcttttacatttcaaatattCCACAAACAAAATACTAAAACGGGCAGTCTGGgtaaatggatttttaaaaagaaaatacgggaaaagaatgatggaaaatatttctttaaatacTAGATAAGTCTGGTGCATAAATTTTTCTCGTGTCCACTTCGTGTCCAAATTAAATCTCAAATATaagttaaaatgacattttaattgaatttgtttcatttctgtCTTGTCGCTGTGGCAACGTGTGCTACGTTAAATATACTCATTCAATTATGAATTTTAATCGACGGGCGTCCCACAACTTGCGTGGAATTCTATTTCCTTAACCATTCATTTTCAGTTGATAAGAAAGCAATGAATGTATATGCAGTTTGTAGTAGTGCACAtttatgccttttttttaatcaaatagtTAGCCCCAAATGTATCTCTCTAAGTCATGTAACCATTTAAGCATATAAtcataattatttaataatgaaatttctcagtttctttttttgtcagctTCTACACCTAAGaaaaagaatattgagtatATTTTGTCAACTATTACTGTGATTACGCCAAAAAATTTAAACACCCTATAAgtattagatttaaaaatatagcCTAGTTTGTCTGATTATTAATGAATATTTAGTGGACAACTAGAAAAGTACAGACTTATTTTTCCCAGAATTTCAAAGCCACGCTGTCTGTCTTCCAATTCTGAAATGTCCCACACATGTTGTTTCCCCAGCGGTTGGCCTTCGAGCTGTTCCGTCACCGCTCCTCGCCCCCCGAGCCCAGGCCGGCTACTTCGGAACGGGACCCCCGCGCGGTCAAGAGTGATGGGGACATTCAGACCACACTCAGCGATGGCAAAAAGGCCGGCGACGCCGACGACGGACGGACCTCGCGCGATGACTCCAACGTAGCAACTGCGCGACCCGTCCCCATCACTCGTCGAAACGGGACGTGACGGAACCGCTTCCGTTTCAGGACCTGTCCGACGGGGACCTGGAGGTGGACTGCCTCACCGAGGAGGAAGTGAACCCGCTGGATGGAAGCAGCACTTCGGGGAGCTCCACCGCCACCAGCAACACCGAAGAGAACGACATTGATGAAGAGACCATGTGAGAAGCAGTGAAAATTCCGATGTTTAAGGACCCATTTGTTCGGTTGGTATATCGAATTTTCTCTCTCGCTACTTAAGGTCTGGTGAGAACGACGTGGACTTCATTGGAAACCTGGAGACGGAGGAAGGAGAGCTCCCTGAGGACTTTGATGAAGGTGAAGGTACAGGGCCTAGTTAGGCATGTCAATCCATTCTTTCAAATCACGTGGCTCTTAAAAATAAACGGGAAAATCTGTGGGAGGGGTGGCTAGCGAACGAACGAATGAATGTTATCAGTCtagccccgtcaatggcagacgagGAATTAAAAATCAGCACTATTGAACCAaaatttaattattcatttatttgccaGCAGCCATCTCACTTTTAATACAGACCCAATGCCAACAATTGCAGCAACTCTAAAATgtacagagagaaaaaaaactatttccattgcaaatgttttatttatttttaaacaatatatgCATTTATGCATAACACACTCACTGCCCATACTcttgataattaaaaaaaaaatcttaaattataATTTCATATCGCTGGTGAgctgttttcattttcaataatTATGGATcagtagttttaaaaaaaatgctcattgtCTTTTCTTTTAGTAACATCCAATTCTTTAATTCAGGTGAAAAATGATGACAGTAGGATTTAAAACCAGTTCTGAACATATATATGCCTAAATCTGTGGATGTGTACTGTTGGATCCCTCGGTAGATGGTGACTCATAGACTCTGCCGTCTCTTTATCGTCTTATTTTCGGGAGCCGGAGTCAAACAAAAGCAGTCATGTTGTTTGCATTTTTAGCGCTGGCTGGCTGGCAGGGACAAAAGGCCCCTTCACTCATCAGCTGACTCGTGTTGGTGTGGAAGGCATGGAGAGTATGAGTCACAGTTGTTCCAATAGCTGGACACTGAACCAATATAGAAACACTTGTCATTGTACAATTGAAAGGCACATTTATATAATGGAAGTTGTTTGAACTCTCGACTACAAGAACTTAGAATTTAGTGCATTACCTGAAAAAGAACTTTACGTTTTATGTCTCTTTTTAGAATTTTTGTGGGATagaaaagataaagaaaaaGGCATAATACTACATATCTTCACGTTGCATAATATGTATGATGCAGTgcggcaattttttttatgagtTGTAACTAAATATTACGTGACGTTAAGAAATGACTAGAGCCTCATGAGATGCTCTCAATTTCCTCATTTTAACAGACAGCGAAGCACTACGTAAAGTTTGTAACCActgtagctagctagctagaaTTGGCTATATTCAATCTCATAATATTGTCACTTGAATCTTCTAATGCAGAGGTCGAGAACTTATGGCTCACAAGCCAGATATATCTCTTGATGAACGCATATGGCGCGCCACTAACTTGTAAGCAAAAATGTTGATATTACGTAACATTACGATTTTCTCGTAATATTATCTTCACTTGAATTTTGTGGTATGTAGGCCATTTTTTTCGTTTCTTCATGTCACCCTAATACTCATAGAAAGGGAAGATAAATCAGATTAGGGTGTGGCAGGGCAGTGTTCTCATGTTTTTGCTGTCTTATTGCTTTCAATAGTTGAGTtattaaatattcatttctttttagGTGGTTCCAGCTCCTGCTTGCGTGCGTCACTCCTCAGTTCCGCTATCAGCCGTGTCTGCGGGAGAGGCGGGGCTTCTTCCGCTGCCGGTGCAGCCGGCGGAAGCAGCAGCTTTCTGGACATGGACCCAGTCATCCTCATCCATCTGCTGGATCTGAAGGAACACGACAACGTGGAGTCCTTGTGGGGGCTTCAGCCTCGCCCGCCGGAGTCCATTCTCCACAGCCAAGGTACACCGATTACTATCCGGAATCCCCCACGATATCGTGTGTGAAAGTCATGCATTAAAACGTTACGAGGTTAAAGTTATAACTTTACAAGCTTAAagtataaaattattatttttttaaatggcattcaTCAATATTCTGTGAACCAgaagtcattttgttttatgGGCTGAGACTTAAAATGTAGTGTGTATATCCGTATATGTAAGCATATATGTTATATTAGGAAAAAAGTTGTGATATGACGAGACTAAAGCCGTTATATTACTTTATTTTACCTTacttgaaccggaagttgttcaggggaTGTCAATTTTTGGAGACCTGAAGTTCAGTGTGAACACAAAACAGTGTTTGGCAATGTTTTTGTGCGACAAAATGCGTACGGTCTGCTTGTAGCATGAGATTTACCCAAGTGCCGTATCCCCTCCAGCCGGTGTATCTTCAAGGAAAGAGCGGGAGCGCCGTCCCCAAGTGGTACGTCGCTCCGCCCCGGATTCGGCGGTCCTCGTGCGACTCAAGGCCCAGATGGCCGAGGTACGCAGCAAAATGTCCGACATCAAGAACCATGCGCCGGAGCCCCGCGCCACCGGAGAACCTAGACCCGGCCCGTCGGTGATCTCGCACCGCGTCGAGCCACCGGAGCCGTCCGCCGGTCGCTCCAGGCTGTACCGCCCAGGTGAATGAACATAAAATCAGGGTTAAGTCTAAAATTGA
The nucleotide sequence above comes from Stigmatopora argus isolate UIUO_Sarg chromosome 22, RoL_Sarg_1.0, whole genome shotgun sequence. Encoded proteins:
- the trim37 gene encoding E3 ubiquitin-protein ligase TRIM37 isoform X1, producing the protein MDEQSVESIAEVFRCFICMEKLRDARLCPHCSKLCCFSCIRRWLTEQRAQCPHCRAPLQLRELVNCRWAEEVTQQLDTLQLCSLSKQEDNDKDKCENHHEKLSVFCWTCKKCICHQCALWGGMHGGHTFKPLVEIYEQHVTKVKDEVARLRRRLLELISLVQEVERNVEAVRGAKDERVREIRNAVEMMIARLDSQLKNKLITLMGQKTSLTQETELLESILQEVEHQLHSCSKSELISKSPEILLMFQQVHRKPMQSFVTTPVPPDFTSELVPAYDSSTFVLVNFSTLRQRADPVYSPPLQISGLCWRLKVYPDGNGVVRGNYLSVFLELSAGLPETSKYEYRVEMVHQASSDLSKNIIREFASDFEVGECWGYNRFFRLDLLASEGYLNTQTDTLVLRYQVRSPTFFQKCRDQYWYIGQLEAAQSGYIQQINNLKERLAFELFRHRSSPPEPRPATSERDPRAVKSDGDIQTTLSDGKKAGDADDGRTSRDDSNDLSDGDLEVDCLTEEEVNPLDGSSTSGSSTATSNTEENDIDEETMSGENDVDFIGNLETEEGELPEDFDEGEGGSSSCLRASLLSSAISRVCGRGGASSAAGAAGGSSSFLDMDPVILIHLLDLKEHDNVESLWGLQPRPPESILHSQAGVSSRKERERRPQVVRRSAPDSAVLVRLKAQMAEVRSKMSDIKNHAPEPRATGEPRPGPSVISHRVEPPEPSAGRSRLYRPGQKCLSSVLEGGDASGGCQRGSDRTEKDGVEVGPNLKEAVDGGTKPTEGAQLPTEQSSSKRQACTASARRDDIFSLVGSSYAAVRTLGYGSSTRIETRGSEFSHLCSSATLDSENESSGSSRHGSREASSSQAQSGEGQFASEPPASVLAAPPTSSESDSEDENALLAASSRYDSQTPPCTGESLSEDMTDR
- the trim37 gene encoding E3 ubiquitin-protein ligase TRIM37 isoform X3; translation: MDEQSVESIAEVFRCFICMEKLRDARLCPHCSKLCCFSCIRRWLTEQRAQCPHCRAPLQLRELVNCRWAEEVTQQLDTLQLCSLSKQEDNDKDKCENHHEKLSVFCWTCKKCICHQCALWGGMHGGHTFKPLVEIYEQHVTKVKDEVARLRRRLLELISLVQEVERNVEAVRGAKDERVREIRNAVEMMIARLDSQLKNKLITLMGQKTSLTQETELLESILQEVEHQLHSCSKSELISKSPEILLMFQQVHRKPMQSFVTTPVPPDFTSELVPAYDSSTFVLVNFSTLRQRADPVYSPPLQISGLCWRLKVYPDGNGVVRGNYLSVFLELSAGLPETSKYEYRVEMVHQASSDLSKNIIREFASDFEVGECWGYNRFFRLDLLASEGYLNTQTDTLVLRYQVRSPTFFQKCRDQYWYIGQLEAAQSGYIQQINNLKERLAFELFRHRSSPPEPRPATSERDPRAVKSDGDIQTTLSDGKKAGDADDGRTSRDDSNDLSDGDLEVDCLTEEEVNPLDGSSTSGSSTATSNTEENDIDEETMSGENDVDFIGNLETEEGELPEDFDEGEGGSSSCLRASLLSSAISRVCGRGGASSAAGAAGGSSSFLDMDPVILIHLLDLKEHDNVESLWGLQPRPPESILHSQAGVSSRKERERRPQVVRRSAPDSAVLVRLKAQMAEVRSKMSDIKNHAPEPRATGEPRPGPSVISHRVEPPEPSAGRSRLYRPGQKCLSSVLEGGDASGGCQRGSDRTEKDGVEVGPNLKEAVDGGTKPTEGAQLPTEQSSSKRQACTASARRDDIFSLVGSSYAAVRTLGSATLDSENESSGSSRHGSREASSSQAQSGEGQFASEPPASVLAAPPTSSESDSEDENALLAASSRYDSQTPPCTGESLSEDMTDR
- the trim37 gene encoding E3 ubiquitin-protein ligase TRIM37 isoform X2, coding for MDEQSVESIAEVFRCFICMEKLRDARLCPHCSKLCCFSCIRRWLTEQRAQCPHCRAPLQLRELVNCRWAEEVTQQLDTLQLCSLSKQEDNDKDKCENHHEKLSVFCWTCKKCICHQCALWGGMHGGHTFKPLVEIYEQHVTKVKDEVARLRRRLLELISLVQEVERNVEAVRGAKDERVREIRNAVEMMIARLDSQLKNKLITLMGQKTSLTQETELLESILQEVEHQLHSCSKSELISKSPEILLMFQQVHRKPMQSFVTTPVPPDFTSELVPAYDSSTFVLVNFSTLRQRADPVYSPPLQISGLCWRLKVYPDGNGVVRGNYLSVFLELSAGLPETSKYEYRVEMVHQASSDLSKNIIREFASDFEVGECWGYNRFFRLDLLASEGYLNTQTDTLVLRYQVRSPTFFQKCRDQYWYIGQLEAAQSGYIQQINNLKERLAFELFRHRSSPPEPRPATSERDPRAVKSDGDIQTTLSDGKKAGDADDGRTSRDDSNDLSDGDLEVDCLTEEEVNPLDGSSTSGSSTATSNTEENDIDEETMSGENDVDFIGNLETEEGELPEDFDEGGSSSCLRASLLSSAISRVCGRGGASSAAGAAGGSSSFLDMDPVILIHLLDLKEHDNVESLWGLQPRPPESILHSQAGVSSRKERERRPQVVRRSAPDSAVLVRLKAQMAEVRSKMSDIKNHAPEPRATGEPRPGPSVISHRVEPPEPSAGRSRLYRPGQKCLSSVLEGGDASGGCQRGSDRTEKDGVEVGPNLKEAVDGGTKPTEGAQLPTEQSSSKRQACTASARRDDIFSLVGSSYAAVRTLGYGSSTRIETRGSEFSHLCSSATLDSENESSGSSRHGSREASSSQAQSGEGQFASEPPASVLAAPPTSSESDSEDENALLAASSRYDSQTPPCTGESLSEDMTDR